One genomic segment of Suttonella sp. R2A3 includes these proteins:
- the rpmB gene encoding 50S ribosomal protein L28 has protein sequence MARICQVTGKKPMVGNTVSHANNKSKRRFLPNIQEHRFWVQSENRFVKLKVSTHGMRIIDKKGIDAVLSDIRARGDKV, from the coding sequence AGGTGACCGGTAAAAAGCCGATGGTCGGTAATACCGTTTCCCACGCGAACAACAAATCTAAGCGCCGTTTTCTGCCGAACATCCAAGAGCATCGCTTTTGGGTTCAGAGCGAGAACCGGTTTGTGAAACTAAAAGTATCCACCCACGGGATGCGCATTATCGATAAAAAAGGTATTGATGCCGTTTTGAGCGATATCCGTGCACGTGGCGATAAGGTGTAA